Below is a genomic region from Miscanthus floridulus cultivar M001 chromosome 1, ASM1932011v1, whole genome shotgun sequence.
CAAGTAACTATTTCTGCAAGTGGGTGATGGATGAGGAGACAAGAGGACATGAGATCTTATTCCTCAAGGGCCTTCTGGATGTCCTTCTGCAAAGTCGAATAAACACCAACCCATCAAAAAGTAAGCAGAGGTCTCGAAAGGAAGAGAGAAAGAGtgagggaaggagggagggacCTCAATTGACATTGGAGCTGTCGATGTTCCGTATCTCTCAATGGCCTTCCCGTTCTTGTCCACGAGAAACTTGGTAAAATTCCATTTGATTCTTGCTGATCCAAACAAACCAGGCTTGCTAGCTTTCAGAAACTTGTAAACCGGCGCGGCGTCCGGGCCATTTACACGCACCTGCAAACCCAAGTTTAAAATGCAATCGGCTTTCTTAGCAACAAGAACACAGTTTGCACGTTGATGTCAACCTGTCAGGTCTATCCAAAATACCAATATGCATGCCAACAAATTCTCACCATGGCtgattacttgtaattttagacGGTGACATGCAGATGCAGATTGCATCTTTAAATACACTTGTGCAAATCGACTAAAACTTGTCTGATTGTGCCAAAGTAAAAACAATATAATAATGCATCGTCAAGTTCTGTGTTTATTTGTATCACATGATGTTAGTTTCCAAATTCATGTATTCTGTCATGTGGCCTTTGGCATCATCTAGAAATTTGCATAAAGAATATCCAATATTATTCTAACCACCAGGTACATGAGATGAGACTAGTATTCAGAAGAAATTATCTTAGAAAAAGGatcaaaagtttcttagcaagcTAGCATGTTTGACAAACAGTTCTCACCTTCTGAAAAACTGGGTATTCAGCTTTAAAtctggtgcaagcaaagtcttttATCTGCTGATTAGAACCTGGCTCTTGTCGCAAGAACTGATTGCAGGGGAATGCCAATATCTCAAAGTCTGACAAGTTTGGAAGTAAAATCAGTTTCTGTTTGATCTAAAGAATAAAATCAGTTCAATGGAATAGCATGCGCAGACTGAATCAAAGTACAGAGGCATAGTCACAAGAGACATGGGCTTGCTTGATAGCCATATATACTGAACTTAAAGCAAATTTGCTGCAAGTGTAAGTGGGTACAATACTTGATGCCAAAGCAACAACAAATCGTGATCATTCTAGCGTCATTTAAACTCCATGCAGTTTCGATTTAATTTCACTCAACAGTGCCCATATTGGCTGTCAGTCAGGAAAATGTTAGGTCGAAGCTAATTTCAGTTGTCCAAGAAATTTGGGGAAACAAACATCTTCTTTGGAAAACAGGGTTCTCACAGCCTCCTTTCAGAACCCTTCACTGATCCTCCAAACGTGTCTGCAAGTTAGAACCACTATCCAAGCACTCCAGAAAACGGAAGATCGCTCTGATTTGATAAGGGAATGCAATGAAATTGTATGCATGCTGTACCAGCTGCCTATCTAATGTAAGCTGCATAAAACCCATACATGTCGAAAAACAGTCGCAGATATAAGCTACAGGTAAACAAAGCTTTTGGTACGAGTGCTGTGTGGCAAACAATGTAAAATCTCCGTTGGGCAAGACTAATCACACAATTTTTTCAGGTGAAAATTTGTGTGATTTTTTTGCCATTCCACTTCAAACAGAAATTTCAATTCAAACAGAAGACAACAACCACTATTCCGACAAGCATCAACGTGCACTACTCCAATTCTAACTAGATCATTTGTTGAACCCACTTGTACACGCCAACTTCCAAAGAGATTCACATTTCAGACCATTAACAGGCACAGCAGGTCAAGAACAGCAGCAAGCAAAGAACTGACCTTTGTCCCTGTACTTCTGATAAAGCTCCGTCAGCTGCGTGTAATTAACCTCCGTGAACCCACTGACGGCACCGAGAACATCAAAACCGTCTCAGCATCTCACGAACCAGGAGAATACAGAGAACAAATTCTATCGACAGTCAGGGAAAGATAGCGTACCATTTGGAGGCGACGTTAACAACAAGGAGGACCTTCCCCTTGTAGGTCT
It encodes:
- the LOC136498949 gene encoding probable glutathione peroxidase 4, giving the protein MGAAESVPETSIHEFTVKDCNGKEVSLETYKGKVLLVVNVASKCGFTEVNYTQLTELYQKYRDKDFEILAFPCNQFLRQEPGSNQQIKDFACTRFKAEYPVFQKVRVNGPDAAPVYKFLKASKPGLFGSARIKWNFTKFLVDKNGKAIERYGTSTAPMSIEKDIQKALEE